GGCTAAGTTCAGAAACTATGTACCCATATGCAAAGCTGGTAGCAGCCCCATAGGACTGTTAACATTTGACCATGGATTACTTTGCCTTGTGAGATCGTGGTATGATATAATGTTGTGCTATAGCGTTGAGTTCAGGGAAGAGTTAGATTCTCTCCCCTGCTTACATGTGTCATTGATGCCTGAGATCACATTTGAGTGGAGCACAGTGGCAATTTCAAGTGGCAAGTATCCCCACTATCCCCACCAGGGTAGCACTAGTCAACTAGTTGGGTGTCATTGCTCTCCCTATAAGAAAATAATGGTACAGCCAGCACAGTGCATCACCCCTCACTGTGTTGGTATCTAAACTAAGCTGTGGATGTTATAAAAATCAGGATTATACcggggtgcagatgttttaatttatatagtgtgtgtgtgtgtgtgtgtgtgtgtcctgttttttgcatgtctcgtccACTTCTCTTATTTGTCCTGTGTTTCACTGAGGCTGGCaaggagagataattataaaaatagtacaaggacaaaaggttagggaagtatcatttggatatgaaacataatgctcattactgagcagaaaaacaaaaaaggatgttatgatattaactgtatcagtggggaggtgtccgagacagcccatttaaaaaaatttataagaaccaactgttagagctcctcagggagccttttctctgtaaccctttttgtgtgttgcactgttaaatgctccttcttgtataagaataataaattcaacttaaactttaatactttgaatccagtcttccttattgaaTGGTTTTAAAAAATTCCCAAACATATTGTACTCTCACCTAGTGTGTGCGCCTGTACATGTTCCAGTTTGCAGACGACCCAACAGTGGTTAGCCTCACCAATAGCAACAGTGAGTCAACCTACAGGGTGGAGGTTCAGCACCTGGCAGCGTGGTGCGCTGTCAACAACCTCTCTCAACACCAAGACATTGTCGACCTTAGAAAGACCAAGGGCAGCATACACACCCCCATCTGCATCAATGGGACAGAGGTTGAATGTGTCTCCAGCTTCAAGTTTTTGGATGTCCACTTCTCTGAAGACTTCTCTTGGATCCAGAATTTTAAGAATTAGCTGGCTAAGATCCTATTGTTTCTCGACTAGGGTTGAGCCTAGTCAAGAAGGTCTGCCAGTTTATTCTTAAAGTAACCGAAAAGAGAACTGTCTGCTCATATTCTGGTGAACTTCCACTGCTGCACTATTGAGATCATCCTTACCAGCTGCATCACAGTATGTTATGGTAACTGCTCTGTCTTGGACCCAAGTGTAAATCTTCCATGGGTGATCCCATTGGTATGTGGACAACTGTTTTGAAGCTTGAAGTTTGACATTATTGATGTTGGCATCTTGGTTtttcagagacagaaatgacCAGATTTTGGGTGACATACTGCAAGTTGGAGAAAACACTGTAGTAGTATTCGCATtagcatcatcatcagcactAGCAGTAATAGCAGACATAGTACTAGTCGTAGTTTTTGTAGTGCTGGTCCTTTGAATCAGTTTTGACGTCACAGTGTTTACTTGACTGTTAACCCTCAGTTCAAACAGGATTCTTTGTGGAAATGTTGACTGTAGTTCCATAAAAGATGCTAGCTGTGAGACATTCACTCACAAAAGAGAATGAGTCATGTCCCACGCATTCTTTTTTAGCACAACAAGCCAATAACAACTCATACGGAGACATTTGTTATTATTCCACATTGTGTTGAAGAGGAACCACTTCGACACATCCTTTTGCAGAGTGCATGGCAGGGTGGGAATGGAGGGATTTCCTCTGCTGTGGTCAGAGTGGCAGCCCAGGCCAACTTCCACCACTCTCTGAGGCCGCGCTGATTTCCGACATATTTCCTGTTCCTCCGTCAAGGATATGCTGAAAGTCACAGCTCTCTGTGAGGCTGGACAACACCTGTAACTTCCAGTCTGGGTTCTCAGCCAATATAAACCAGCGTAGAGCATCACAGCACCGCAGGCTGCCAAAGACATACGCATTTATGAAGCCCCCTCACTGTGATGTAGAGACGGCCTTCCATATGAGGCCCATTTTCACCTCAGCGTCATCTCAGTTTTGTGGAATTAGTTTAGAAATGAGACATCCTTCCTATCTCCACAGGCACTGGATTGTCATGGAGTTTGGAGTGGTGTGTTGCAGTAAGGGAAAGTCAGCAAATGAATTATTTCTCTGTGGAAATTAACAAATGGCATTGTCATTATCATGATTCTTTACAGTAACGCTAggataaaacaatattttttttcaaacgtAACTCTTTGATTGCATCTTATGGTATCAAATGAACAGGTCATGGAAGACCTAATTATAAGTCCATGGACAATTCCAAAAGCAGAAATCATGATTAAGAACTAGTCTGTCTAAAACTAAACTGAGCTGTGGTAGGCCTAGCTGCAGTCACACCACAAAGTCCATATATTATAGGTGAGGCCAGAAGCTTGGTATTGTACTGACTACTTGCAGGACTTAGTTGTTGAACTGCTGTAGCTGGTGAGGAAACCATAAACTCTCTAAATGGCTTGGCTTACCAAGAACGACTCAGTAACAATAGCTCTCAGTGCTTCTCAGTATTTCCTTTTGACTTTTCTGATTACTTCCTCCTGGAGATTTGTCCACCACTGTATGCACCTTTGTTCAACAGAAAGTAATTAAAGAgttaaatacatacacacatataaatcaGTGTTTAAGAGTGTTCTTTTGGCTGCTTCCAAttattttataaatcatttattacattttatgtacTGCTTATAAATTTGGGACCTTAAAGTAAAACTATTTTTAACATTCACTGTTAATATTCACACAGTTCTGTAACATTTTATAGGACCTTCCTCGTAATTTCCTCGAGAGAAACTGATACATGATTGTCATTTCTTATTAATGAACTGTCCACTTAATTCCAataaattttttaaaacagtctGGACGATGCACAGGCAAGCTTGCAATTCAACATGGAGTATCAAGTTGacaatattacatttatatttagatgaTTTAATGGATCTTTCTTTGAGATATCGAGATGACTTGCAAAGCTTTTcaaaaaagcagcagcttcttataaactgctgccaactctACTAATAGATCGAGCTCCAAAGGATGAGAAGCTGCTCCTGAAATATCTTTCTAGCATCTGCCAGCCTCTGATTCTCATAGTGCCATGaattcagtgaaatgtcaggaTGGCTCTTAAACAAATGAGCAGTCAGAGGTTGCCATGGGACACCAGCTTTAGTGTACAACAACTCTACGAAGAATAATTTCCCTGAATTTACAACAACCAAACAGCCCGACCAAACAAACATCGTCACCAAAGTTAATGTTGAGCAGACTGAGTCAAGTGGGAATTAGTGGCGCCATCAGTGACGATAGCAGTAAGGAAGTCTCCATGGTGAAGTGGTATACCATGTCTGCTTTCTGGTTTCTGCCTGTTGGTTGGATGGTAAAAGAATTCAGCCTTGTCTGATGGAGGATACAGAAAGAGATACTACTTTGTGTTGGTCTCCTGGTTGGAGATATGCAGGTAGTGGTAGAAAGCAGCTCTGCTGGAAACAAGGTTATTGACAGTGGAGTTCGGTGAGTGTCAAACCAAGAaaggagctaaaagaggctaaaagatCTGTAGAGCAGAGAGGAACTTCAGACTCATGTGATAATTTGCTATGACATTTCACATTATATATGTCGATTTGGTTgattgttaaaagaaaaaatgttgacAGGTTCAGTGTTACCTAAAACACTGAAGGTCTAAAAGTACCAAGACCTTCTTATGtatcacattttctctttatttcttttttcttgacAGTATAATTCCTGGCCAACAAGAGTCCCTTTGGTGTGCCCAAATgtacttccaaaaaaaaagaaaaattcatgAGTCTGTCCATCTACTCAACACCATGTTTGAGAGCAATATATCTTATTAGATTACTGGATCACCATGACATTAGCCTCAGATGTTTGGACCTACTTCTAGTGCTACCACAAGGCCAAAACTTCTCTAATAGCACACTGACTTTAAATTTACTGAACGTATTTGCACTCAAAGACTGACAGCTTTCAAATTTAGTGCCAGCTGTGTGTAGCACCCACCAAGAAGTTAAGATTCTGCCTCAAATATGATCCCACCACACTAAATATCTCTGGTCCAGTTGTAAGAGATGAAGCCCACACCAATTATTATGACTGGGGCAGTCAGGAGGTCAAAGTGTTCCTCCCTTCTCTCAAAAAGAGGCGGAGGCCAGGGTGAGGAATCTAGTAGTCCACCGTAATGTTTGTACTCCAGAGCCAGCTGGTGCATTGAGCAATGAGGCAACCTGAATGCAGAGCTCTGGCTGAAAATGTGTACTGCTCTGTAGCAAGACAATGGAAATGATCATCTAAAGGGTTGTTTCAGTTACCTTATCTTGGAAACATCTGTCTAATTCTATATCCACTGAGTTTCCTCCAACACTAAGATTGCTTAATCCATCCTTTGTGTTGTTCTATAATTATGTATCTGCATATAGACAGCTGAAAACACATTACAGGTTGATGTCTCTTTATTTGATGTACAGGAGtttacagacaaaaacatccaATGAACACATGTAACATGTCTTAAATATATAGAATCATTTCATCCCCAGAAATAAAGCATTGTATGTACACtgtgaaggacacacacacaaaaaaaatctatccattttcttctgtttatccAGGATCGGGCTGTGGTCACAGCAGGTTAAGTAGGGTATTCCAGATGGCCTTCTTTCTAGTAAGGTCTTCCAGCTGGGTCTGGGTCTCTTCTGGGTCTTCCCCATGGTCTCTTCCCAGTTGGAGGTGCTTGGAAAGCAGATGCCCAAAACCTTTTGACGTGAAGGAGGCTCTTCGTCACCCTAttctctaaggctgagcccggccatACTACAGAGAAAACACGTTTCATCTGTCTGTATCTGCAATCTTTTTCTTCAAGGCACTACCCAAATATCATGACCTATTAGGTTATGGTTAGGGTTGGAACGAATGTACCTTCCAGCACAGCTCCTTCTTTACAATGACGGTCGGGTTCATCACTGTTGACACTACAACAACCTCGCACACCATTTTACCGTCACTTGTGAACAAGATCCCAAGATAAACTCCTTTGCTTGGGGGAACTCCCAAACTGGAGGCAGGCAAAGGCGGGGAACTAGGTGTGCtgacacacaaaatataaaataaattcacacCCCGAAAAATGAGGTGATCCTAGAATACCGCTCCACAGCTACGGTGAAGTCTATACACTATATGCTTTAATCTATATACTGTAGTAGCATAATGAGCACATTCTCTGTCAACCCTCTCTTGTGAAAGTTTCTCATTCTTCAAACAGACCAATACACtttcatctacacacacacacacacacacgcgcgcgcgcacacaaacacacacaccgactgAATTCCACAATCAATACATGTGTAGGAAACATTGTATCACAAAGGACAGGCAATACTGAACACACAGTCCCTATAGTCACTAATGAATACGTCTTATGTCATCTAGTTCTTCCTCATTAATTCAAAAAGCACATCCATAATTCCCAATGCTTCTCATAAATGTTCTGTCTGTTACTTGTCTAAATAAGCTTCCTTCTGTATGACAAACTGTCACATCACCCTCTGTGGAGAGGACTCAAagttacaaataaataaaagaagtttCAGTAGCTCTCTGCCAAACAGTctaacacagcagcacactAAAGTGTGTTGTCCTCAGTGCTGCCCCCAGTCCTAAAGAGGTAACACACCTCTAGTGTGGACAAACTGATGTCATCGTGGCAGGAAGCTTAAAGTGCAAGCGAGCGTATTGCCTGGGTTAGGGAAGGGGGGTGGCAGCCGCTCACccagctgacacacagggaggTGGTGGGTCTGGGGAGTAGGGAGGTGCAGGAGTCTTTGCCCAGTGTGGCAGGCCAGGGCCAGGGCTAAGCATGATGAGTCAGCCTCAGTGCCTGAAGGTATGGATGTCGTTGTGAAGGCTGACTGAAGGGCTGGAGGGTCCGCCGTATATACGACAGCTTCTATTGCAGCTGCAGCGCTGGATCCACATGACATTTCTGTAGAAGCCCTCTCCATCTGAGCAGTGGAAGCGAAGCCTCACAGtgcgagagagggagggtgtACAGCAGCGGTCATCGGTGCAAGTCCCACAGGTGCGAGGGCGGTACAACTGTGCTGTTGAGCATCCAGCGAAGGTGATTCTGACCGGTTCCTTGGGGCGGACAGTTCGTTGACACTTCTTCCCCTTCTGGATGATAGAAACAGAGTCACCATTAAAATGGCACCACGAGAATCATTTTTCATACTATGTAAAATGTGGGTACTAATTGGTATGCATTCTATTATACCTTGCTAGGTAGAGGAAGCTGCAGCTCGCATTGCCTGATCTGGCACAGTCTGGTTTCTCTGACCAGCCGACAGTCTGGGTTGGTATTGGTCACCCGACTTGAAAGGCCCATCCCACATGTGGTGGAGCACTCTGTCCACTCTGTAGTTTGTGGGAAACAGCTGTGTTCGAGTAACACTTCAGACATGGGGAATGAGACCATTTCTGGGGGAGAGtccaaaaaaaccccacaatgAGTTACAATGAATCCCAGCAAACATTTGGGCATTATGATGcatttgtaaaaagaaaagttgtcaTCCATATATACCTGACCATTAGTTTAAATGATGCTCATGTAATCCTATTTTTGCCCCATACAAGAGGTCACCAAAATCTTTAGGATTTATCCTTGGGGACCATGGATGTTCACAGCTAATTTCATGAAAATGTGTCGATGAGGTATGACACTGAGACCTGAGTGTGTAAAATAACAACCAACAACCATCTCTATCCCAAGGTTCTTCAAGTAATGCCAgatcaaataaaatctaatataaAGTTTGCCATTATGCACACtcataaaaatactttttatagtttttttaaGAGAGAGGCAACCCAAAGGCAAGCAGTTTTTTCAGGATTTGTTTGTGACATTGTGTCATATTGtggaaatgttgtgtttgattGATGATGTTAAGTTTGGTTGATCTCCTGCacatcaacattaaaaaaactccTTCAGACCATATTTAGTGTTGGTAGAAGACATCAAGCATTGCTGGGATGTTTACCTCTGTATGTGGCTCCTTTGGTGGCAGCTGGGTGCCGAGGCTGCAGATGGGCCTGCAGCAGGGCACTGATGTGGTTGGGAAGGGGATTGCTGTCTGGCAGGGAGGTGTCTGTCAGCTCGTCTGGCTCCTCAGTGATGTGGTTGTCATCGTCACACACCCATTCCTCGCAGCAACCACCCTCAGGTCTGGCCAGCCGGGACCGCGAGCAGCGCCAGTCGGGCAGGGGCACTTGGTGAGGACAGAGGGGCATACAGCCCACCACGCTGTCCATGCAGGTGCACTGGTGCTGGCAGTTGGGTTGGAAGTCCTCGCCATGCTGGTACACCCGCCCGCCGAACTCACAAGGCAAACCCTGGGCCTCGGctgtcaagaaaaaaacaggaaacagaggtGTGAAGTGAGACCTTTGATCATCAGAGAAGTACACAGTCGAAAAACCTGcatttgtacacaaacacaaataatactTCAGAGCCTGCAGGATCAAACTGTGCAAAGAAATATGTTTGCTAAAAGGGAATATTTCAAGATGCCATGCTCTTTGAACAATTTAAACGCCAGTTTATGTAATTCCAGATCTATCTGTCTATAGCACAGCCTCCAATAACCCTGGAAACTTCATAGCACATTTTATTAGAGCCTTTCTGTCTGGAAAACCTTCCTACCCTTGTCACACCTCCTGTTTGTAATGCAGATTGTATGGTTAAGTTTTATATTCTccaaaataaccctgatgacagttattttctcagattttaaagagctcctccagagccacaaaAGACCTCATACAAACGTTTTCACTGGCTCAGTGATACATCCCAGAAATTCCTCCAAGCAAACTGATCACCATATGTAAAATCATCAGAGCACTCCTTTCATATTTGCCATATGATATAAACTTTGGTTTGCTATTACTTGCAGTGGTTTCCAAACCTTTTGATCTGTAGACCCATAAAATCAATGAATGTGCGAATTAAATGGAAACTGTTCAGCCAATGAGTGatctgtttttctatttgctTTGAACAAACGATcgcatatttcattttaattaagagCAAAATCATAAAAAGATTTCAGAAACTCTGTTGAGCTGTAAGATTTTACCACAGATCCAGTTCTTggtatatttttacttttgacttttttcattCTCTATTTTTCACATGCAACTTTTAActtttgtaatttattgttattcatttatcGTGGCCCCTCACCTCGACACAATCCTCTCTCAGGGTCTCCTCCGGCCCCCAGATGGCAGCGTAGTCCCTTGATGTGATCGCAAGGTTCGGTGGCACTGCAGTCCTCGTTGAACTGCCTAGCACAAACTTTACAGCAGCCACAGTGGTCAGTCACCCAGCTGACCCCCGGCGGACACAGCGGGGGCGAGGGAGCGCAGGAGCACTCGGCTGGGCACTCCAACTCTGCCTGAGAAACAGGGTCAGTGGTCAGGTCAGGATGTGTGACAGCAAAAGGACATGATTTTGAAAGATAAATATCAAAAGGACAACTCTTTATCCAAAGTTAACTGCTATGACtaaaacaatgtgaaatgaATAAGAAGAAGGATAAAAAGCAAACGGCCACAAGTCACAGCAACTCACCatcactgcagagctgctgagaAGAAACAGAGTGGAAATGATTTGCTGCAAAGTAACAGGGCTGACCATACTGATCAtagcagacaaactaaaagaGAACACTGGTAAAACCTTTGAAAGgaataaagaaatgaagaagCAAGAGTTCGTCCAGATCGACCTTCCAGAGTCCCAACAGGagagttttgttttccagctccaGGCTAAAAATGTATCCACAGTTCAGAGTTCGTGCACCAAGAAGTACAGcgtctgctgctgcctgctctCCTACAGTATCTTGGTGTCGGCACAGGTCAGCACAGCTCAGCTTTACTTCATAGAGAGGTTTCCCAGTGCAGGGCCTGTACTTATAGACACACATGCTCCCGCCCCTACAGTGATATCATCGACTCTCCTCTCAAGGCGGCTGGAGAGGGttcagagggaggaggtggcggGTTTGTTGGTGTGAAATAGTGACAGAGATGTGAACATGTGACCTCAGGAAGAAATGTCAAGGTGTCAAAATGTATGCAAAGGACAAATCTTCAGTAGCCTAATTAATAGCACCTAGTATAGTGATTCAAATATATTGTACTTCAGGCAAAGCAAACATTACACATAA
This genomic stretch from Larimichthys crocea isolate SSNF chromosome III, L_crocea_2.0, whole genome shotgun sequence harbors:
- the ccn1l2 gene encoding cellular communication network factor 1, like 2, producing the protein MISMVSPVTLQQIISTLFLLSSSAVMAELECPAECSCAPSPPLCPPGVSWVTDHCGCCKVCARQFNEDCSATEPCDHIKGLRCHLGAGGDPERGLCRAEAQGLPCEFGGRVYQHGEDFQPNCQHQCTCMDSVVGCMPLCPHQVPLPDWRCSRSRLARPEGGCCEEWVCDDDNHITEEPDELTDTSLPDSNPLPNHISALLQAHLQPRHPAATKGATYREMVSFPMSEVLLEHSCFPQTTEWTECSTTCGMGLSSRVTNTNPDCRLVRETRLCQIRQCELQLPLPSKKGKKCQRTVRPKEPVRITFAGCSTAQLYRPRTCGTCTDDRCCTPSLSRTVRLRFHCSDGEGFYRNVMWIQRCSCNRSCRIYGGPSSPSVSLHNDIHTFRH